A genomic window from Labeo rohita strain BAU-BD-2019 chromosome 6, IGBB_LRoh.1.0, whole genome shotgun sequence includes:
- the ptmaa gene encoding prothymosin alpha-A, with protein MADTKVDTSSEVSAKDLKEKKQVEEAENGKDAPANGNAETEENGDPENEVDEEDDDVAEEDEEDDGEGDDDDDEDDEAEGGTAKRAAEDDEDDVEPKKQKTV; from the exons ATGGCTGACACAAAAGTCGATACCAGCTCGGAAGTCTCCGCCAAG gATCTTAAAGAGAAGAAACAGGTTGAGGAGGCAGAAAACGGAAAGGATGCCCCTGCTAATGGAAATGCG gaaactGAGGAGAATGGCGATCCAGAAAATGAAGTAGATGAGGAAGATGATGATGTGGCTGAAGAAGATGAGGAAGATGATGGAGAAG gtgatgatgatgatgatgaagatgatgaggCTGAGGGTGGCACAGCAAAAAGAGCGGCTGAGGATGATGAG gatgatGTTGAACCCAAGAAGCAAAAGACTGTGTAA